Proteins encoded together in one Neobacillus sp. FSL H8-0543 window:
- a CDS encoding class I SAM-dependent methyltransferase, whose translation MSFIKLFKNFVDQQYGNPKGLVGLYIGEKMVQQHQPETLWTINLLSPQPDDTILELGCGAGYAVKQVIGQFKVKQIVGLDISKTVIQSARIRNRKDILNGKVRFLQGDVKHLPFEDNSFSKVFSIQSIYFWGDLPNTLSEIYRVIKPGGSIIITLSDGEDNKKWEGITDLLNDQVMPIMDQCGFKNIEKLKGPDSRQFQTVAIKASI comes from the coding sequence TTGAGCTTTATTAAATTATTTAAGAATTTTGTTGATCAACAATATGGTAATCCGAAGGGACTTGTAGGGCTTTATATAGGAGAAAAGATGGTGCAGCAGCATCAACCTGAAACACTATGGACTATTAATCTTTTGTCTCCGCAACCAGACGATACTATATTAGAGCTTGGCTGTGGAGCAGGTTATGCAGTGAAACAAGTGATAGGTCAATTTAAAGTAAAACAAATTGTAGGATTAGATATCTCTAAAACTGTGATTCAATCAGCAAGGATAAGAAATAGAAAGGATATACTAAATGGAAAGGTAAGATTTTTACAAGGAGACGTAAAACATCTGCCTTTTGAAGATAACTCTTTTTCAAAGGTATTTAGTATACAATCCATTTATTTTTGGGGGGACCTACCAAATACATTGTCTGAAATATACCGAGTAATTAAACCAGGAGGGTCTATAATAATAACCCTTAGTGATGGTGAAGACAATAAGAAATGGGAAGGCATTACAGATTTGTTAAACGATCAAGTTATGCCAATTATGGATCAGTGTGGCTTTAAAAATATAGAAAAACTAAAGGGTCCGGACTCAAGGCAGTTTCAAACAGTCGCTATAAAGGCATCGATTTAG
- a CDS encoding LacI family DNA-binding transcriptional regulator yields MANIKDIAKKAGVSVTTVSRVINNHPYVSEEKREAVIRAIEETNYQRNLNAVHLSKGETFLIGVVIPFINHPYFGLLVEGIANEAVKNNYKLVLFQTNYEVVREVEALKMLQHKQIDALIICSRSCGWDVIDEYVQYGPIVLCEDSRGQNVSSTFIDHYKSFLNALEYLHKKGHQKIGYCVGRKSGTNSMQREKAYKEFLKKIDVPFAPDYIFYECLKFEDGVKVVQQLTEMDNPPTALLVTSDIVAAGVITYSQEKGISIPDELAIMGFDNQPIAKIMHITTLEIPLVEIGRKLFLQAIDNTKNSHEEIDVKLINRQTV; encoded by the coding sequence ATGGCAAATATTAAGGATATTGCAAAGAAGGCAGGAGTATCAGTAACAACAGTTTCCCGTGTAATAAATAATCATCCATATGTCAGTGAAGAAAAAAGGGAAGCTGTTATACGGGCTATAGAGGAGACCAATTACCAAAGAAATTTAAATGCTGTTCATTTAAGCAAAGGAGAAACTTTCCTTATAGGGGTTGTGATCCCTTTTATCAATCATCCTTACTTTGGTTTATTAGTTGAAGGAATAGCGAACGAAGCTGTAAAGAACAATTACAAATTGGTTCTATTCCAAACAAATTATGAGGTAGTCAGAGAGGTTGAAGCATTAAAGATGTTACAACATAAACAAATAGATGCTTTGATTATCTGTTCAAGAAGTTGCGGATGGGATGTTATCGACGAGTATGTACAGTACGGACCAATCGTTCTTTGCGAAGATTCTAGAGGTCAAAATGTATCTTCAACATTTATCGACCATTATAAAAGCTTTTTAAATGCATTAGAATATCTACATAAGAAAGGGCATCAAAAGATTGGCTATTGCGTTGGAAGAAAATCAGGAACCAATAGTATGCAAAGGGAAAAGGCATACAAGGAATTTTTGAAAAAGATAGATGTACCGTTTGCCCCCGATTACATTTTTTATGAATGCCTTAAATTTGAGGATGGGGTAAAAGTGGTGCAGCAGTTGACAGAAATGGATAACCCACCAACAGCACTGCTAGTTACTAGTGACATCGTTGCTGCGGGAGTAATAACCTACAGTCAGGAAAAGGGAATCTCAATACCTGATGAACTAGCAATAATGGGTTTTGATAACCAGCCAATAGCGAAAATTATGCACATCACCACACTCGAAATTCCTTTGGTTGAAATCGGAAGAAAATTATTTCTTCAAGCAATCGACAATACAAAAAATTCTCACGAAGAGATAGATGTCAAATTAATTAATCGGCAAACTGTGTAA
- a CDS encoding DUF3231 family protein, with protein MDDYKLKLTSSEIGTLWGEYINGTMTDVVNRYMLSIIEDGPIKAIFEDAITTYGKQKKQIVTFIETEGFPVPIGFTESDLFKGKQRLFTDIFCLNYLHVMTLHGLLGHSTSLAVSVRKDLREFYDSCDNDAKRMYHQTIELLLEKGNFQRDPLFYPAKNPEYITSQDFIDGFFGKGRKLAATEIISISFNLKKSIMAKTLSIAFSQVAQTKEVRKFLTDSEKTADGQIKTFTKIMQTDNLPVPKSWETEVTTSTESPFSDKLMLYHIGFLFQAAQNYHGAGLASSMRTDLIAAYEGTILKNLMVTKKWYNLMVQNKWLEQPPLAPNREEISKKV; from the coding sequence ATGGATGACTATAAATTAAAACTTACATCTTCCGAAATAGGAACACTGTGGGGAGAGTATATAAACGGTACAATGACAGATGTGGTAAATAGATATATGCTCTCTATTATTGAGGACGGGCCAATAAAAGCCATTTTTGAGGATGCAATTACGACGTACGGGAAACAAAAAAAACAAATCGTAACTTTTATTGAGACCGAGGGTTTCCCCGTTCCAATTGGATTTACAGAATCAGACCTCTTTAAAGGTAAACAAAGATTGTTCACGGATATATTTTGCCTGAATTATTTACATGTCATGACCTTACATGGATTGTTAGGGCACAGCACCTCATTAGCTGTATCAGTTAGAAAAGATTTAAGGGAATTTTACGATTCATGCGATAACGATGCGAAAAGAATGTATCATCAAACCATTGAGTTATTGCTTGAGAAAGGAAATTTCCAGAGAGATCCTTTATTTTATCCCGCTAAAAACCCCGAATATATTACTAGCCAAGATTTCATAGATGGATTTTTCGGAAAGGGTAGAAAATTAGCTGCAACAGAAATCATAAGTATTTCTTTCAACCTTAAAAAAAGCATCATGGCAAAAACTCTTTCAATCGCTTTCAGTCAAGTCGCTCAAACAAAAGAGGTAAGAAAATTTTTAACGGATTCCGAGAAAACTGCTGATGGACAAATAAAAACATTTACAAAAATTATGCAAACAGATAACTTACCAGTACCAAAATCTTGGGAAACAGAAGTGACAACTTCAACGGAATCTCCTTTTTCTGATAAGTTAATGTTGTATCACATTGGTTTCTTGTTCCAAGCCGCCCAAAACTATCATGGGGCGGGTCTAGCATCATCCATGCGAACAGACCTTATAGCAGCTTATGAAGGCACTATTCTAAAGAATCTTATGGTAACCAAGAAATGGTATAATTTAATGGTACAAAATAAATGGCTAGAACAACCACCACTTGCTCCTAATAGAGAAGAAATTTCAAAAAAAGTGTAG
- a CDS encoding YaiI/YqxD family protein, producing MKIYIDADACPVKDIIISEGTKAGIPVILVTSFSHFSTTEQPSGVETIYVDSGAEAADYRIMKLAAKGDIIVTQDYGLASLGLAKSCTVLHHKGFSYTNENIDQLLQTRYLSAMARKGGKRTKGPKPFTAEDREKFRELFKEAILNL from the coding sequence ATGAAAATTTATATTGATGCCGATGCTTGTCCAGTAAAAGATATCATTATCTCTGAGGGTACGAAGGCGGGAATTCCTGTTATCCTTGTGACTAGCTTTTCACATTTTTCGACGACGGAACAACCATCAGGGGTAGAAACCATTTATGTTGATTCTGGAGCGGAGGCTGCGGATTATCGGATTATGAAGTTAGCAGCAAAAGGAGATATCATCGTTACGCAAGATTATGGTCTTGCTTCATTAGGGTTAGCCAAATCTTGTACAGTTCTTCATCATAAAGGGTTTAGCTATACAAATGAAAATATTGACCAATTATTACAAACTCGTTATTTGAGTGCAATGGCTCGAAAGGGTGGAAAGCGAACAAAAGGGCCAAAACCATTCACTGCAGAGGATAGGGAGAAGTTTAGGGAACTTTTTAAAGAAGCAATTTTAAACCTATAG